The Theobroma cacao cultivar B97-61/B2 chromosome 1, Criollo_cocoa_genome_V2, whole genome shotgun sequence genome contains the following window.
aaaaatactaacGTAATTCAAGAATCTTACCCAGCAGCAACAGCACCAGCAATTGCTAACCCAAGTGCAGCTGATTTCCCACGGCCACGAGCAGCAAGCAAAGCAACTGTGCTGCGCAGATTCTTGTCCAAAATTGCATCAAGAAATGTAATGACAGCTTTTCCCTAcccaaacataaaaatataacaatcCACCAAATAATCCACAAAAAATTAGTCAAATTAGTGTGCCACatgcaaaaaataataaagtagGTACATTCCAACCTGATCCAGTGTACAACACTTCTTTATCAAAGGACCAACAGGAAAATCCTCATTCAATTCTTCTTTTAAATTCTTCAGCTCCCGTTCAGCTTCTGACAGCCCTTCTGAGTCCTTAATTGCCAATCAGAGACAGAAGCAGGTTATAAGCATAGAAATGCCTTCACATTCCCCCATGAATTTGCCAACTTATGATGAAATGTGGTGGGAAAACAAAAGTTTACATCAAAGATTTGCACTGTACTATGACAAATGTTTGCACTTTCTAGAATGATGCTGCATGGTAGAAAACACTTGAAAACATTTCCACACACAGAATTTACCCCACAACCTCTGAGAAGTTAGAGAAGCTGGAAAATTACCTCATTAACTGGAACTGGgtttattgattttatatgAGATGAAATTGGTAAAATATTTAGCTCATCATCCATGACCACACATGCTTTGCATGATGCAAGTGATAATAAAAAACGTTCATTAAAGCGCCCAGCAGCTTCAGAGTGGGACTCTGTACGGTACCGCTCATGAACATCCTGAATCAGCAAGCTTTCTATAAGAAATCACTATGATAGTTTGAGAACAAATACAATTGAATATAAGAACCAGCAGGTTAACAAGTGTAAGCAATGTAGAGGAAAAAAATGACAGTATTGTCAATACAATTATCAAATACTGCAGATTTCAATACACTATCCAAAGGTAAGAGAATGAGTCAAATGGGACAAATCTGAATCTAGAACTTCAAGATAACATGCAATTCAAATAACAAGGTAGTTGAAGAAGAATTCATTTCCAGATAAGAAGAACTTTAGATATTGAAATCATGATCATAAACTAAAATACTGATAAGCCAACCTAACTCATAGAAAGCTTTATCATTGAATGAAAGTAGAAGTCCTTTACATATATTTGGACCAGTAAGATGCTGACATCCttcaccccccccccccccNCCCCccacaccaaaaaaaaagaaggcaaAACACTGGTTCGTAGTCAAGTAATATCAATCccagataaataatttagcaAATTTAGGACTAGTAATCTCAAAGCACtgtagaaattaaaaatgacaGCAAATGAAACATGGTATTATAAGCCAATTcctacatttttcttttgacaaccataaaaaatcaaagcaGTTTAGCAGTAGGCGAAAATAACTCATACCATAACCATGGTGCAAAGACTGGTCAGTGAAGAAAGAGAACGGAGAAGCAATACAATTAATCCACCACCCTGCACCGTCTCTATTGTTCTGGCCAGAAGATTTGGCGTCAGAGCCTCAAAATCCTAACATCAAAGCAAAAGCAAACAATTTTAAGGAAATGTAGGACAGAAAAAATGTATCCAattgaatcaaaacaaaatacaataaaaaggCTACCTGTAATATACACATTCCAAAAGTATTTCCAAGAATTCTCTCTGAATCCTTGTACAAGCAATATGTTAATCCTCCAGTTTCAACAAAAAGCGAAAAAGGATCAACTTTCTCAGGATCTAGCAGCCCTCTCTGCATTAACTTTTTGATCTGTTTTGCACGTTTTTTCTTGTGACtgcatcatcataatcaccaCAATCATCACTTACATGCTTCAAATCCTCAAGAAAGTTCATTTAAAATAGCACaaccatcaaattaacattcgttgcaaactaaaatttaaaaaaattagtccATTTGATTGTTACTTTTATTACGTTTTTTTACTTCCATAAACAATAAGCAAAAATTAAGTAGCAAAAGTGTCTAACAAAAAGTAAgatacaaatataaattcaaataagaaagGAACCTGCTGAGTTCAAGTTTGTCTTTGTAGCACCATAAAACAGTCGGCCTGGATTTAATTACAGCCTTACTTAACATGTAGTGAAGATTCACAATCTgcaaaaacaatttaaaactttgaaattagCAACGAAATCACGCTCCGTTTGGTTCCTGAGGTACTTTACAAAGTcctttttttacaaaaaaaaaaaaagaagcgaAAAcacaagagagaaaaagagagagaaaagagaaggaaaatggAGGTGCCTGGTCGCGAGACTTGTCGCCGATGATGACGAACATGGAACGGTGGCGAGTTTTGACGCCATTTTCGATGAGAGTTCTGATGCGTTCATCTACCTTCTTCCTCATTCTCTTTCCTTGcctggattttttttttttttgctttttggtCTTTTCTGCTCTTAGGGTTTATGAAGAGCAAGATTTTGGGTGCTAGGCTTTGGcattttatcaattttgtcaaaataatttttgagggtaaaatagaaaatataacAGCATTCctatttttttagataaaatagAAACTATAACATAATTAATCATCCAATCTCATGGGGtaaaataattagttttatagGATTGAATTATCATACATTAAGAGAATGATTAATCTTTTTTGCAATCCAATCCTCCTTGTTAAGTGCACAAAATAAGATACTAAAATCCATCTATTCTTTGTTCCATGTGGTACCTTCCCAACctaattgtttttttattattttttccttttttgtttttcttttattttcctttttcccttccttttatttctttgtttttattttattttattttactttcctttcctttataaaaagaaagacaaaaaaaaggaagataaaaaaattttgtttattttttaagaaaagagaaaaaaaatctacaaTCTATTAAATTTGGTTTTGAGAATTTATCTTTCCAAAACTCAATTGATTCTTTTTATACACTTTTTTAGGgagaaaaagggaaattaggaaaaaaaaagagagaaatgtaaaaaataattaggatatgcaaaaaataaatataagtatataattaggaaaatatgatttttttccttttactttaattttttcgctctttccttttctttttcttcctttcttttccttctctcattttttctaatataaaataaattatgatcATAACAACCTATAATAATTGGGCTGAAAAGTTCCATGGAACTGGAAGTGCAGCAGCTTAAAAcctcaatttcttttcttttcttttatttttaaaaattataaaatggaaaattttaaaaattatcagaaaagcaaataaaatgagggttttttttttaagtttaatttataaaaacaagGAAAGGACTTGAAAGTATGGAATGAAATAAGTTGAGCGTGCCGGACTGAACATAATTAAGAGGCCTCTGGTCTTTACTTGAGCGGACAAACGAGCAATCTTTTCTAGTGTTACAATCACTTCACTTCTTCCACTTTTGTCTCTCCAAAATGTGTTCAATCAAAGCTTACTCTTTCATCTCTCAAACAGAATTGCCTTTTCCCACTCCCAAATTTCCCAACCATAGACCCTGCAAAACCCTGAACCCACTATTCACCAATCCACTCCCTTTCCATAAACCAAACTCCCTGCCTTTCCGAACAACCAAACTTTATATTTCCCTCAACCCCACTTCAATTTTCCGAACCAAAACCTCTTCTGTCTCTCCCAAGAATCAGTTTTTCAAATCTTTATCAGAAAAAATTGTTGTTTTCCTCGTTGGGTCTTTCATTTTTATGGGGTGCTTCAATGCTAGACCATGTTTGGCTCTACCTGCTCAAACAACTACCAGTTCTAGAGCAAATTTAGAGGGAGAGAAGGAAACCCAGAAAGGGAAAAGTGAGGAAGAGGAGAGGTACGAGAAGGTTTTGGAGAAAGAGCCTGGAAATGTTGAAGCCTTGAAGGTGGTTTTGTATGGGAAGATGAGGAGAGGGAAGACTAAAGAAGCTGTGGAATGTGTGGAGAAGTTGATTGATATCGAGCCAAATGAGGTTGAATGGAGGCTATTGCAGGCCCTTTGTTATGAGATGATGGGCCAGCTCAGCAAGGCTAAAAGACTGTTCAAAGAAATATTGGAGGAGAGGCCTCTTTTGCTCAGAGCTTTGCATGTAAAGTTCTCAACTTGGCACTTTGATTTCAGCTTATAGTTATTACATGGTTTCTATGTTAGTGCACTACCTGTGTTCCGTAGTTTTTAGAAGTCACCTAAATACAATACATGGACAAACATTTTACTTCAAGCCATTGATCTTATGGAGGCCTTGTGAAGTTCGAGTTATGTAGATGAGGTGAATTACTTTTCCAGACTATGTGATTGTCTGAGAAAGATGACCTGTGTCTAAAGTTATCTCAATTAGTTAAATATGTGCCAATACTATGCTTCTTAATAATATCCTTATCGTAGTTTTGGCTTAATGACAAGGAGCTTATATGTTTTGAGAATGAATTATTGAATTGAATATGTCATATGCCATCTGTGCACATTATGAAACTCGAGTTTCTCCAGCTTGAGCagatatttgattttcttgaataatCCTAGTTCAAATCCACTATGCTAACCTCGGTGAACCATTTCAAGGATTATTAATAATCTTAGAATATATCCTGCTGATTGATGTTTgaaattatgtatttaagagtAAGTTGTTGGGAACTATCTATGGAAAAGGTGTCTGGTTTGACACCAGAACAAATTTATTGGTTACAGCAAAGGTAAGTTCTGAATATCTGTCGGTTCTGTCAGTAACTGCTAGTATTCATTATTATGCTGAAAGATCATAAATTCCAAGTATTCTGAAAGCTGGAAATTGTATAATTCTGCTTATGCTCTTACTACCTCGTTAATTGGTTTTGCATGGGTATTATAGTTTGAATCATCATCTGGGTAGGTATGATATGATCTGAGTACCTTCCTTGTTTCTTAAAAAATGTCATTTCTTTATCTTTGAAGCATACTTCATTTGAAACTGAATCTAGGTTACCAGTCGCTATTCAATGCCACCTTCAGATACTGTTGCCTGTATTAGCAGATTACCCTTTCTAGCTGTCTACATGTAAGTCTTGCAACATTATGGGAGCATAATTTTCTATTCATGGATGCAGGAACTTTTGTTTGCTTCCTAATATTGTCAATAGTATGcatggatttaattttttgtgtaAGTACTAACTCTTGTTTGGGTAGTGCTTTTCCATTCACACGAAACAACAGCTATTGGGTTTTTGTTCCAATAGGAAGGATTTGTGCTATTTCTTTAGTTCAAATCTTACCAAGGAAAGtcagaaaggaaaaaagaacaagaattCTACTACTATTACTTACAAGTCTACTGTTTTTACAGGGTCTGGCTGTGGTGATGCACAAAAACCATGAAGGTCCAGCTGTCTTTGAGAGGCTTAATGAAGCTCTAGAAGTTGCCCTGCGTGAAAAGAGAGTCACCGAGGAAAGAAacataagaattttaattgcaCAAATGCATGTTGTGAAGGTGACTTGTTAGTCTATCCTAGCTGCTCAAATTTGAGAGAACTCCCAGACTTTTAGTGTTGAAAAtatctctttttgtttttttcccaGGGTGGCGGAAAGGGAGGAACTAgattaatatttgtttatatttctAAACAGGCAGGGAAAAAAAACCTTGGAAagtaaaattgaattttagcAAGACTTGGGAACAAAAGAAATTGTATTGTTTTATACAATGGCTCATTGCTTTTATTAAATCTCTCATCATCATTAACTTGTGAATACTTGTATGCCTTGCAGGGGGAATTGGAGGAGGGGCTGAAGAAATTTCAAGATTTGATGAATGATAATCCTCGAGATTTTCGGCCATATCTTTGCCAGGTGAAGTTTTTTAGGTGTATCAAGTATTCTAGCTGCTGCTAACTAGTAGCAGGCCTAAGGCCTCGAAGACTCTCCTTTGTTGTCCTTTAGGAAAAACTTTATGTAGGCATGACACTTTGTCTTGGACAAAAATCGTCAtaagctgatttttttttaaatggatcTTAAGCAGAGTCAAATGTAATATATACTACTTTTTTATAGAACCACTACTAGTAAATGGCTAATTGTGGGAATATGTGGCAGGGAATTATCTATAGTTTACTTGACAAGAAGAAGGAAGCAGCTGAACAGTTTGAGATATATCAGAGTCTAGTACCTGAAGAATTTCCACAAAGATGTTTCCTTGATGATGTTGTATTGGCAGCAAAAACCAAATCTCACGAATGGCTCCAGAAGGAGTTTGAAGCTGAATTCtcatacaagaagagaagagcGGCAAATGTAACTTAGGTGGTAGGTTTTCCTCCTCATAATTCTGGTGAACAGTTCTACAAACAGAAAGGAAGCATGGAATTTGGATAGCAATGTTCAGAGTGGTTTTCATGCTGGTGTTCATCTGCATATGAATCCCAGGGGTTTGCAACTTTCAACCAATCGCATCTGGACTTTTGAACTAATCATGTGGGAATATGCAGTTAGATGTATTTACGGAATTTGatcttctttttccatttttgttgCTTACTTTTTAGTAGAAGGCCCATTGTTGTCCCCTCCAAATAATGTTAGCagagttttgattttttttttctttaataattttttaatcatgTTTATAGTATGTTTAAAAGTTTATCCCTCGCTACCCTTTGTGGagcaataataaaaatgtGGAAAGCAAAATTATCAAAGCAATTTGTTTAAGTTTTAGattataactttatatatcATGGACGAGAAttctaaaataatttcatatacATGTATTTGACATGTTACAcatgttataattataataattttgtattatttttcacaatttaaatttaatgaatatgTGAAAATTTTAGACGATATACAATGACATCATTatagaattaaaaatataaaatatttctggtaaatttatttttagattatttatTCAATCATCAGTGGAAACACGCCACGTAGCGAACTGCCATTCTACACGGTTAAAAAAGGCGGGGTTCTACACTCATCTAAACCGCGAATGAATCAAATTTTGTCGCGTCAATTACTACCATAGCAAGCAACTCTTAAGTCTCTGACTCTGAACTCTCCAAGTCATGAGCTTGTCTCTGGAGCCTCCGCCTCTACCCAAACTAAAAACCGGTGCTCTAATCAACCGGCGATTCACCTCCATTCGAACCGGTTTACCTCCATCAAACCACCAGAGGAGAGCCTCGCGTTTTTCAGTTTGTCCGACTTTAAGGTCAGGAGCTATTGTTAATGCCGTTTTAAAGACGAAGGAGGAGGAAAAAAGTGCGGTGACGGAGCACGCAGAGCCGCCGGTGAGAATAGTGGCTGTGGTTGGTGAAGGAAGCGTCAGCCCGTTGAAATCCGCCGCGTGGGAGGAGGTTATGCTTCACACTGTAAGTGctactttttttgtttcttaattTCGTATCttcataaaatttctatttttatttaattttaagttcaGCTGGAAAGTCCATTTGGTAGGTTATGTAATTTTGGTTAGTACTTTTTCTGTTTGAGCATTTGGACATAAAAGCTGAAAGGAAAGTGAATGATTTACTTATATCAGTATAtaacataattttattaacCTTAATGTCAcatttaggtttttttttttaaatttttatccgTCATGATtcctttttttatcaattttttaagaaaCCAAAAGTTAATAGGAAAAGAACAAGCAGCAAAAGTTACAATTAAGTGGAGGCAAAAAAAGTTATCAATTTTTgttatacttaatttttttttatgtaaagcgattatgcaccaaccaatgaatCAAATGTTCGAGTGCTTGttatacttaaattaattGTTAAGTATTGCATAATTTAATCCACTGTCAATGAACCACAGGTAATACCTCATCAAAAATTAACAtccataaataaaaattttaaaatttgtttataaGATGGCCAGTTGTAAATTTG
Protein-coding sequences here:
- the LOC18611699 gene encoding protein SLOW GREEN 1, chloroplastic, with amino-acid sequence MCSIKAYSFISQTELPFPTPKFPNHRPCKTLNPLFTNPLPFHKPNSLPFRTTKLYISLNPTSIFRTKTSSVSPKNQFFKSLSEKIVVFLVGSFIFMGCFNARPCLALPAQTTTSSRANLEGEKETQKGKSEEEERYEKVLEKEPGNVEALKVVLYGKMRRGKTKEAVECVEKLIDIEPNEVEWRLLQALCYEMMGQLSKAKRLFKEILEERPLLLRALHGLAVVMHKNHEGPAVFERLNEALEVALREKRVTEERNIRILIAQMHVVKGELEEGLKKFQDLMNDNPRDFRPYLCQGIIYSLLDKKKEAAEQFEIYQSLVPEEFPQRCFLDDVVLAAKTKSHEWLQKEFEAEFSYKKRRAANVT